A portion of the Rhinolophus sinicus isolate RSC01 linkage group LG03, ASM3656204v1, whole genome shotgun sequence genome contains these proteins:
- the TINF2 gene encoding TERF1-interacting nuclear factor 2 isoform X7 — translation MATLPGAGPAALRFAAAASWQVVRGRCVEDFPRVLDFLRSLRVAAPGLVRYRHHERLCMGLKAKVVVEMILQGRPWAQVLNALHHHFPESGPVVRDPKATKQDLKKISEAQEAFCQQVKRLVEAPVDLASKLQELQQEYGEPFLAAMEKLFFEYLCQLEKALPPPQAQQLQDVLRWMQPGVSITSSFVLSQYGVDMEWPLPECSVANSVNMTEPMEKSPPQQPRPALHHLPKATPGPHLPQEPASRMHPKPLAGHHFHLGPLGRRRIQSRWAPTRVGRKERPTVMLFPFRNLGSPTQVISKPENREEHGTHMADPAGAVATRAASTGKSRSANQTLGGRAMKNPVDLSASEQKENCWDCPMGSLRLSSPPRKPESSFCALPMSLPNALATSPGQLQPPSCKVRSTVGIAWISQALSAMSQQPTSS, via the exons ATGGCCACACTCCCGGGGGCCGGTCCTGCTGCTCTGCGCTTTGCAGCCGCTGCCAGCTGGCAGGTCGTCCGCGGACGCTGCGTGGAAGATTTCCCGCGAGTATTGGACTTTCTGCGATCCCTGCGCGTTGCTGCCCCTGGCTTGGTTCGCTACCGCCACCACGAACGCCTGTGTATGGGCCTAAAGGCCAAG GTGGTGGTGGAGATGATCCTGCAGGGCCGGCCTTGGGCCCAGGTTTTGAATGCCCTGCATCACCACTTCCCAGAGTCTGGACCTGTAGTGCGGGACCCCAAAGCT ACAAAGCAGGATCTGAAGAAGATCTCGGAGGCACAGGAAGCCTTTTGCCAGCAAGTGAAGCGGCTGGTAGAGGCCCCTGTGGATTTGGCTTCAAAGCTGCAG GAACTCCAGCAGGAGTATGGGGAACCCTTTCTGGCTGCTATGGAAAAgctattttttgaatatttgtgtcAGCTGGAAAAAGCACTGCCTCCTCCGCAGGCACAGCAG CTTCAGGATGTGCTGAGATGGATGCAGCCTGGAGTTTCTATcacttcttcttttgttttgagCCAGTATGGTGTGGACATGGAGTGGCCGCTGCCAG agTGCTCTGTTGCTAATTCAGTGAACATGACAGAACCCATGGAGAAGAGTCCTCCTCAGCAACCAAGACCAGCACTTCACCATCTGCCAAAAGCTACCCCTGGCCCACACCTTCCTCAGGAACCAGCCTCAAGGATGCACCCAAAACCACTGGCTGGTCACCACTTCCATCTAGGCCCTCTAGGCCGGCGAAGAATCCAGTCCCGGTGGGCACCCACTAGGGTAGGCCGTAAGGAGCGCCCCACCGTCATGCTGTTCCCCTTTAGGAATCTGGGTTCACCAACCCAGGTCATATCTAAACCTGAGAACAGGGAAGAACATGGGACACACATGGCAGATCCAGCAGGTGCTGTTGCTACAAGAGCAGCCTCCACTGGAAAGTCTAGGAGTGCAAATCAGACCCTGGGCGGAAGGGCTATGAAGAACCCAGTTGACTTGTCTGCCTCAGAGCAAAAGGA GAATTGCTGGGATTGCCCCATGGGGTCCCTGAGACTGTCATCGCCTCCCAGGAAACCAG AATCCTCCTTCTGTGCCCTCCCAATGTCCTTACCGAATGCCTTGGCCACATCTCCAGGACAGCTGCAGCCTCCATCCTGCAAAGTAAGGAGCACTGTCGGGATAGCATGGATTTCCCAAGCCCTCTCAGCGATGTCCCAACAGCCCACCTCAAGCTGA
- the TINF2 gene encoding TERF1-interacting nuclear factor 2 isoform X5, translating into MATLPGAGPAALRFAAAASWQVVRGRCVEDFPRVLDFLRSLRVAAPGLVRYRHHERLCMGLKAKVVVEMILQGRPWAQVLNALHHHFPESGPVVRDPKATKQDLKKISEAQEAFCQQVKRLVEAPVDLASKLQELQQEYGEPFLAAMEKLFFEYLCQLEKALPPPQAQQLQDVLRWMQPGVSITSSFVLSQYGVDMEWPLPECSVANSVNMTEPMEKSPPQQPRPALHHLPKATPGPHLPQEPASRMHPKPLAGHHFHLGPLGRRRIQSRWAPTRVGRKERPTVMLFPFRNLGSPTQVISKPENREEHGTHMADPAGAVATRAASTGKSRSANQTLGGRAMKNPVDLSASEQKENCWDCPMGSLRLSSPPRKPEYVNSGLFPVVCLPSSCSPVITIGDLVLDSDEEENGQREGRNPPSVPSQCPYRMPWPHLQDSCSLHPAK; encoded by the exons ATGGCCACACTCCCGGGGGCCGGTCCTGCTGCTCTGCGCTTTGCAGCCGCTGCCAGCTGGCAGGTCGTCCGCGGACGCTGCGTGGAAGATTTCCCGCGAGTATTGGACTTTCTGCGATCCCTGCGCGTTGCTGCCCCTGGCTTGGTTCGCTACCGCCACCACGAACGCCTGTGTATGGGCCTAAAGGCCAAG GTGGTGGTGGAGATGATCCTGCAGGGCCGGCCTTGGGCCCAGGTTTTGAATGCCCTGCATCACCACTTCCCAGAGTCTGGACCTGTAGTGCGGGACCCCAAAGCT ACAAAGCAGGATCTGAAGAAGATCTCGGAGGCACAGGAAGCCTTTTGCCAGCAAGTGAAGCGGCTGGTAGAGGCCCCTGTGGATTTGGCTTCAAAGCTGCAG GAACTCCAGCAGGAGTATGGGGAACCCTTTCTGGCTGCTATGGAAAAgctattttttgaatatttgtgtcAGCTGGAAAAAGCACTGCCTCCTCCGCAGGCACAGCAG CTTCAGGATGTGCTGAGATGGATGCAGCCTGGAGTTTCTATcacttcttcttttgttttgagCCAGTATGGTGTGGACATGGAGTGGCCGCTGCCAG agTGCTCTGTTGCTAATTCAGTGAACATGACAGAACCCATGGAGAAGAGTCCTCCTCAGCAACCAAGACCAGCACTTCACCATCTGCCAAAAGCTACCCCTGGCCCACACCTTCCTCAGGAACCAGCCTCAAGGATGCACCCAAAACCACTGGCTGGTCACCACTTCCATCTAGGCCCTCTAGGCCGGCGAAGAATCCAGTCCCGGTGGGCACCCACTAGGGTAGGCCGTAAGGAGCGCCCCACCGTCATGCTGTTCCCCTTTAGGAATCTGGGTTCACCAACCCAGGTCATATCTAAACCTGAGAACAGGGAAGAACATGGGACACACATGGCAGATCCAGCAGGTGCTGTTGCTACAAGAGCAGCCTCCACTGGAAAGTCTAGGAGTGCAAATCAGACCCTGGGCGGAAGGGCTATGAAGAACCCAGTTGACTTGTCTGCCTCAGAGCAAAAGGA GAATTGCTGGGATTGCCCCATGGGGTCCCTGAGACTGTCATCGCCTCCCAGGAAACCAG AGTATGTCAACTCTGGTTTATTTCCTGTAGTGTGTCTCCCATCTTCGTGCAGCCCTGTCATTACCATAGGGGACTTGGTTTTGGACTCTGATGAGGAAGAAAATGgccagagggaaggaagg AATCCTCCTTCTGTGCCCTCCCAATGTCCTTACCGAATGCCTTGGCCACATCTCCAGGACAGCTGCAGCCTCCATCCTGCAAAGTAA
- the TINF2 gene encoding TERF1-interacting nuclear factor 2 isoform X6 — translation MATLPGAGPAALRFAAAASWQVVRGRCVEDFPRVLDFLRSLRVAAPGLVRYRHHERLCMGLKAKVVVEMILQGRPWAQVLNALHHHFPESGPVVRDPKATKQDLKKISEAQEAFCQQVKRLVEAPVDLASKLQELQQEYGEPFLAAMEKLFFEYLCQLEKALPPPQAQQLQDVLRWMQPGVSITSSFVLSQYGVDMEWPLPECSVANSVNMTEPMEKSPPQQPRPALHHLPKATPGPHLPQEPASRMHPKPLAGHHFHLGPLGRRRIQSRWAPTRVGRKERPTVMLFPFRNLGSPTQVISKPENREEHGTHMADPAGAVATRAASTGKSRSANQTLGGRAMKNPVDLSASEQKENCWDCPMGSLRLSSPPRKPVCLPSSCSPVITIGDLVLDSDEEENGQREGRNPPSVPSQCPYRMPWPHLQDSCSLHPAK, via the exons ATGGCCACACTCCCGGGGGCCGGTCCTGCTGCTCTGCGCTTTGCAGCCGCTGCCAGCTGGCAGGTCGTCCGCGGACGCTGCGTGGAAGATTTCCCGCGAGTATTGGACTTTCTGCGATCCCTGCGCGTTGCTGCCCCTGGCTTGGTTCGCTACCGCCACCACGAACGCCTGTGTATGGGCCTAAAGGCCAAG GTGGTGGTGGAGATGATCCTGCAGGGCCGGCCTTGGGCCCAGGTTTTGAATGCCCTGCATCACCACTTCCCAGAGTCTGGACCTGTAGTGCGGGACCCCAAAGCT ACAAAGCAGGATCTGAAGAAGATCTCGGAGGCACAGGAAGCCTTTTGCCAGCAAGTGAAGCGGCTGGTAGAGGCCCCTGTGGATTTGGCTTCAAAGCTGCAG GAACTCCAGCAGGAGTATGGGGAACCCTTTCTGGCTGCTATGGAAAAgctattttttgaatatttgtgtcAGCTGGAAAAAGCACTGCCTCCTCCGCAGGCACAGCAG CTTCAGGATGTGCTGAGATGGATGCAGCCTGGAGTTTCTATcacttcttcttttgttttgagCCAGTATGGTGTGGACATGGAGTGGCCGCTGCCAG agTGCTCTGTTGCTAATTCAGTGAACATGACAGAACCCATGGAGAAGAGTCCTCCTCAGCAACCAAGACCAGCACTTCACCATCTGCCAAAAGCTACCCCTGGCCCACACCTTCCTCAGGAACCAGCCTCAAGGATGCACCCAAAACCACTGGCTGGTCACCACTTCCATCTAGGCCCTCTAGGCCGGCGAAGAATCCAGTCCCGGTGGGCACCCACTAGGGTAGGCCGTAAGGAGCGCCCCACCGTCATGCTGTTCCCCTTTAGGAATCTGGGTTCACCAACCCAGGTCATATCTAAACCTGAGAACAGGGAAGAACATGGGACACACATGGCAGATCCAGCAGGTGCTGTTGCTACAAGAGCAGCCTCCACTGGAAAGTCTAGGAGTGCAAATCAGACCCTGGGCGGAAGGGCTATGAAGAACCCAGTTGACTTGTCTGCCTCAGAGCAAAAGGA GAATTGCTGGGATTGCCCCATGGGGTCCCTGAGACTGTCATCGCCTCCCAGGAAACCAG TGTGTCTCCCATCTTCGTGCAGCCCTGTCATTACCATAGGGGACTTGGTTTTGGACTCTGATGAGGAAGAAAATGgccagagggaaggaagg AATCCTCCTTCTGTGCCCTCCCAATGTCCTTACCGAATGCCTTGGCCACATCTCCAGGACAGCTGCAGCCTCCATCCTGCAAAGTAA
- the TINF2 gene encoding TERF1-interacting nuclear factor 2 isoform X2, with protein sequence MATLPGAGPAALRFAAAASWQVVRGRCVEDFPRVLDFLRSLRVAAPGLVRYRHHERLCMGLKAKVVVEMILQGRPWAQVLNALHHHFPESGPVVRDPKATKQDLKKISEAQEAFCQQVKRLVEAPVDLASKLQELQQEYGEPFLAAMEKLFFEYLCQLEKALPPPQLQDVLRWMQPGVSITSSFVLSQYGVDMEWPLPECSVANSVNMTEPMEKSPPQQPRPALHHLPKATPGPHLPQEPASRMHPKPLAGHHFHLGPLGRRRIQSRWAPTRVGRKERPTVMLFPFRNLGSPTQVISKPENREEHGTHMADPAGAVATRAASTGKSRSANQTLGGRAMKNPVDLSASEQKENCWDCPMGSLRLSSPPRKPEYVNSGLFPVVCLPSSCSPVITIGDLVLDSDEEENGQREGRELLENYERTKLDTLIPTFCEYLPASSPSVISVPSHDHADSRALDS encoded by the exons ATGGCCACACTCCCGGGGGCCGGTCCTGCTGCTCTGCGCTTTGCAGCCGCTGCCAGCTGGCAGGTCGTCCGCGGACGCTGCGTGGAAGATTTCCCGCGAGTATTGGACTTTCTGCGATCCCTGCGCGTTGCTGCCCCTGGCTTGGTTCGCTACCGCCACCACGAACGCCTGTGTATGGGCCTAAAGGCCAAG GTGGTGGTGGAGATGATCCTGCAGGGCCGGCCTTGGGCCCAGGTTTTGAATGCCCTGCATCACCACTTCCCAGAGTCTGGACCTGTAGTGCGGGACCCCAAAGCT ACAAAGCAGGATCTGAAGAAGATCTCGGAGGCACAGGAAGCCTTTTGCCAGCAAGTGAAGCGGCTGGTAGAGGCCCCTGTGGATTTGGCTTCAAAGCTGCAG GAACTCCAGCAGGAGTATGGGGAACCCTTTCTGGCTGCTATGGAAAAgctattttttgaatatttgtgtcAGCTGGAAAAAGCACTGCCTCCTCCGCAG CTTCAGGATGTGCTGAGATGGATGCAGCCTGGAGTTTCTATcacttcttcttttgttttgagCCAGTATGGTGTGGACATGGAGTGGCCGCTGCCAG agTGCTCTGTTGCTAATTCAGTGAACATGACAGAACCCATGGAGAAGAGTCCTCCTCAGCAACCAAGACCAGCACTTCACCATCTGCCAAAAGCTACCCCTGGCCCACACCTTCCTCAGGAACCAGCCTCAAGGATGCACCCAAAACCACTGGCTGGTCACCACTTCCATCTAGGCCCTCTAGGCCGGCGAAGAATCCAGTCCCGGTGGGCACCCACTAGGGTAGGCCGTAAGGAGCGCCCCACCGTCATGCTGTTCCCCTTTAGGAATCTGGGTTCACCAACCCAGGTCATATCTAAACCTGAGAACAGGGAAGAACATGGGACACACATGGCAGATCCAGCAGGTGCTGTTGCTACAAGAGCAGCCTCCACTGGAAAGTCTAGGAGTGCAAATCAGACCCTGGGCGGAAGGGCTATGAAGAACCCAGTTGACTTGTCTGCCTCAGAGCAAAAGGA GAATTGCTGGGATTGCCCCATGGGGTCCCTGAGACTGTCATCGCCTCCCAGGAAACCAG AGTATGTCAACTCTGGTTTATTTCCTGTAGTGTGTCTCCCATCTTCGTGCAGCCCTGTCATTACCATAGGGGACTTGGTTTTGGACTCTGATGAGGAAGAAAATGgccagagggaaggaagg GAACTTTTGGAAAACTATGAGAGGACAAAGTTGGACACCCTGATCCCCACCTTCTGTGAATACCTCCCCGCTTCTAGCCCCAGTGTCATATCTGTGCCTTCCCATGACCATGCAGACTCTAGAGCTCTAGACTCCTGA
- the TINF2 gene encoding TERF1-interacting nuclear factor 2 isoform X4: MATLPGAGPAALRFAAAASWQVVRGRCVEDFPRVLDFLRSLRVAAPGLVRYRHHERLCMGLKAKVVVEMILQGRPWAQVLNALHHHFPESGPVVRDPKATKQDLKKISEAQEAFCQQVKRLVEAPVDLASKLQELQQEYGEPFLAAMEKLFFEYLCQLEKALPPPQLQDVLRWMQPGVSITSSFVLSQYGVDMEWPLPECSVANSVNMTEPMEKSPPQQPRPALHHLPKATPGPHLPQEPASRMHPKPLAGHHFHLGPLGRRRIQSRWAPTRVGRKERPTVMLFPFRNLGSPTQVISKPENREEHGTHMADPAGAVATRAASTGKSRSANQTLGGRAMKNPVDLSASEQKENCWDCPMGSLRLSSPPRKPVCLPSSCSPVITIGDLVLDSDEEENGQREGRELLENYERTKLDTLIPTFCEYLPASSPSVISVPSHDHADSRALDS, from the exons ATGGCCACACTCCCGGGGGCCGGTCCTGCTGCTCTGCGCTTTGCAGCCGCTGCCAGCTGGCAGGTCGTCCGCGGACGCTGCGTGGAAGATTTCCCGCGAGTATTGGACTTTCTGCGATCCCTGCGCGTTGCTGCCCCTGGCTTGGTTCGCTACCGCCACCACGAACGCCTGTGTATGGGCCTAAAGGCCAAG GTGGTGGTGGAGATGATCCTGCAGGGCCGGCCTTGGGCCCAGGTTTTGAATGCCCTGCATCACCACTTCCCAGAGTCTGGACCTGTAGTGCGGGACCCCAAAGCT ACAAAGCAGGATCTGAAGAAGATCTCGGAGGCACAGGAAGCCTTTTGCCAGCAAGTGAAGCGGCTGGTAGAGGCCCCTGTGGATTTGGCTTCAAAGCTGCAG GAACTCCAGCAGGAGTATGGGGAACCCTTTCTGGCTGCTATGGAAAAgctattttttgaatatttgtgtcAGCTGGAAAAAGCACTGCCTCCTCCGCAG CTTCAGGATGTGCTGAGATGGATGCAGCCTGGAGTTTCTATcacttcttcttttgttttgagCCAGTATGGTGTGGACATGGAGTGGCCGCTGCCAG agTGCTCTGTTGCTAATTCAGTGAACATGACAGAACCCATGGAGAAGAGTCCTCCTCAGCAACCAAGACCAGCACTTCACCATCTGCCAAAAGCTACCCCTGGCCCACACCTTCCTCAGGAACCAGCCTCAAGGATGCACCCAAAACCACTGGCTGGTCACCACTTCCATCTAGGCCCTCTAGGCCGGCGAAGAATCCAGTCCCGGTGGGCACCCACTAGGGTAGGCCGTAAGGAGCGCCCCACCGTCATGCTGTTCCCCTTTAGGAATCTGGGTTCACCAACCCAGGTCATATCTAAACCTGAGAACAGGGAAGAACATGGGACACACATGGCAGATCCAGCAGGTGCTGTTGCTACAAGAGCAGCCTCCACTGGAAAGTCTAGGAGTGCAAATCAGACCCTGGGCGGAAGGGCTATGAAGAACCCAGTTGACTTGTCTGCCTCAGAGCAAAAGGA GAATTGCTGGGATTGCCCCATGGGGTCCCTGAGACTGTCATCGCCTCCCAGGAAACCAG TGTGTCTCCCATCTTCGTGCAGCCCTGTCATTACCATAGGGGACTTGGTTTTGGACTCTGATGAGGAAGAAAATGgccagagggaaggaagg GAACTTTTGGAAAACTATGAGAGGACAAAGTTGGACACCCTGATCCCCACCTTCTGTGAATACCTCCCCGCTTCTAGCCCCAGTGTCATATCTGTGCCTTCCCATGACCATGCAGACTCTAGAGCTCTAGACTCCTGA
- the TINF2 gene encoding TERF1-interacting nuclear factor 2 isoform X3, with product MATLPGAGPAALRFAAAASWQVVRGRCVEDFPRVLDFLRSLRVAAPGLVRYRHHERLCMGLKAKVVVEMILQGRPWAQVLNALHHHFPESGPVVRDPKATKQDLKKISEAQEAFCQQVKRLVEAPVDLASKLQELQQEYGEPFLAAMEKLFFEYLCQLEKALPPPQAQQLQDVLRWMQPGVSITSSFVLSQYGVDMEWPLPECSVANSVNMTEPMEKSPPQQPRPALHHLPKATPGPHLPQEPASRMHPKPLAGHHFHLGPLGRRRIQSRWAPTRVGRKERPTVMLFPFRNLGSPTQVISKPENREEHGTHMADPAGAVATRAASTGKSRSANQTLGGRAMKNPVDLSASEQKENCWDCPMGSLRLSSPPRKPVCLPSSCSPVITIGDLVLDSDEEENGQREGRELLENYERTKLDTLIPTFCEYLPASSPSVISVPSHDHADSRALDS from the exons ATGGCCACACTCCCGGGGGCCGGTCCTGCTGCTCTGCGCTTTGCAGCCGCTGCCAGCTGGCAGGTCGTCCGCGGACGCTGCGTGGAAGATTTCCCGCGAGTATTGGACTTTCTGCGATCCCTGCGCGTTGCTGCCCCTGGCTTGGTTCGCTACCGCCACCACGAACGCCTGTGTATGGGCCTAAAGGCCAAG GTGGTGGTGGAGATGATCCTGCAGGGCCGGCCTTGGGCCCAGGTTTTGAATGCCCTGCATCACCACTTCCCAGAGTCTGGACCTGTAGTGCGGGACCCCAAAGCT ACAAAGCAGGATCTGAAGAAGATCTCGGAGGCACAGGAAGCCTTTTGCCAGCAAGTGAAGCGGCTGGTAGAGGCCCCTGTGGATTTGGCTTCAAAGCTGCAG GAACTCCAGCAGGAGTATGGGGAACCCTTTCTGGCTGCTATGGAAAAgctattttttgaatatttgtgtcAGCTGGAAAAAGCACTGCCTCCTCCGCAGGCACAGCAG CTTCAGGATGTGCTGAGATGGATGCAGCCTGGAGTTTCTATcacttcttcttttgttttgagCCAGTATGGTGTGGACATGGAGTGGCCGCTGCCAG agTGCTCTGTTGCTAATTCAGTGAACATGACAGAACCCATGGAGAAGAGTCCTCCTCAGCAACCAAGACCAGCACTTCACCATCTGCCAAAAGCTACCCCTGGCCCACACCTTCCTCAGGAACCAGCCTCAAGGATGCACCCAAAACCACTGGCTGGTCACCACTTCCATCTAGGCCCTCTAGGCCGGCGAAGAATCCAGTCCCGGTGGGCACCCACTAGGGTAGGCCGTAAGGAGCGCCCCACCGTCATGCTGTTCCCCTTTAGGAATCTGGGTTCACCAACCCAGGTCATATCTAAACCTGAGAACAGGGAAGAACATGGGACACACATGGCAGATCCAGCAGGTGCTGTTGCTACAAGAGCAGCCTCCACTGGAAAGTCTAGGAGTGCAAATCAGACCCTGGGCGGAAGGGCTATGAAGAACCCAGTTGACTTGTCTGCCTCAGAGCAAAAGGA GAATTGCTGGGATTGCCCCATGGGGTCCCTGAGACTGTCATCGCCTCCCAGGAAACCAG TGTGTCTCCCATCTTCGTGCAGCCCTGTCATTACCATAGGGGACTTGGTTTTGGACTCTGATGAGGAAGAAAATGgccagagggaaggaagg GAACTTTTGGAAAACTATGAGAGGACAAAGTTGGACACCCTGATCCCCACCTTCTGTGAATACCTCCCCGCTTCTAGCCCCAGTGTCATATCTGTGCCTTCCCATGACCATGCAGACTCTAGAGCTCTAGACTCCTGA
- the TINF2 gene encoding TERF1-interacting nuclear factor 2 isoform X1, whose translation MATLPGAGPAALRFAAAASWQVVRGRCVEDFPRVLDFLRSLRVAAPGLVRYRHHERLCMGLKAKVVVEMILQGRPWAQVLNALHHHFPESGPVVRDPKATKQDLKKISEAQEAFCQQVKRLVEAPVDLASKLQELQQEYGEPFLAAMEKLFFEYLCQLEKALPPPQAQQLQDVLRWMQPGVSITSSFVLSQYGVDMEWPLPECSVANSVNMTEPMEKSPPQQPRPALHHLPKATPGPHLPQEPASRMHPKPLAGHHFHLGPLGRRRIQSRWAPTRVGRKERPTVMLFPFRNLGSPTQVISKPENREEHGTHMADPAGAVATRAASTGKSRSANQTLGGRAMKNPVDLSASEQKENCWDCPMGSLRLSSPPRKPEYVNSGLFPVVCLPSSCSPVITIGDLVLDSDEEENGQREGRELLENYERTKLDTLIPTFCEYLPASSPSVISVPSHDHADSRALDS comes from the exons ATGGCCACACTCCCGGGGGCCGGTCCTGCTGCTCTGCGCTTTGCAGCCGCTGCCAGCTGGCAGGTCGTCCGCGGACGCTGCGTGGAAGATTTCCCGCGAGTATTGGACTTTCTGCGATCCCTGCGCGTTGCTGCCCCTGGCTTGGTTCGCTACCGCCACCACGAACGCCTGTGTATGGGCCTAAAGGCCAAG GTGGTGGTGGAGATGATCCTGCAGGGCCGGCCTTGGGCCCAGGTTTTGAATGCCCTGCATCACCACTTCCCAGAGTCTGGACCTGTAGTGCGGGACCCCAAAGCT ACAAAGCAGGATCTGAAGAAGATCTCGGAGGCACAGGAAGCCTTTTGCCAGCAAGTGAAGCGGCTGGTAGAGGCCCCTGTGGATTTGGCTTCAAAGCTGCAG GAACTCCAGCAGGAGTATGGGGAACCCTTTCTGGCTGCTATGGAAAAgctattttttgaatatttgtgtcAGCTGGAAAAAGCACTGCCTCCTCCGCAGGCACAGCAG CTTCAGGATGTGCTGAGATGGATGCAGCCTGGAGTTTCTATcacttcttcttttgttttgagCCAGTATGGTGTGGACATGGAGTGGCCGCTGCCAG agTGCTCTGTTGCTAATTCAGTGAACATGACAGAACCCATGGAGAAGAGTCCTCCTCAGCAACCAAGACCAGCACTTCACCATCTGCCAAAAGCTACCCCTGGCCCACACCTTCCTCAGGAACCAGCCTCAAGGATGCACCCAAAACCACTGGCTGGTCACCACTTCCATCTAGGCCCTCTAGGCCGGCGAAGAATCCAGTCCCGGTGGGCACCCACTAGGGTAGGCCGTAAGGAGCGCCCCACCGTCATGCTGTTCCCCTTTAGGAATCTGGGTTCACCAACCCAGGTCATATCTAAACCTGAGAACAGGGAAGAACATGGGACACACATGGCAGATCCAGCAGGTGCTGTTGCTACAAGAGCAGCCTCCACTGGAAAGTCTAGGAGTGCAAATCAGACCCTGGGCGGAAGGGCTATGAAGAACCCAGTTGACTTGTCTGCCTCAGAGCAAAAGGA GAATTGCTGGGATTGCCCCATGGGGTCCCTGAGACTGTCATCGCCTCCCAGGAAACCAG AGTATGTCAACTCTGGTTTATTTCCTGTAGTGTGTCTCCCATCTTCGTGCAGCCCTGTCATTACCATAGGGGACTTGGTTTTGGACTCTGATGAGGAAGAAAATGgccagagggaaggaagg GAACTTTTGGAAAACTATGAGAGGACAAAGTTGGACACCCTGATCCCCACCTTCTGTGAATACCTCCCCGCTTCTAGCCCCAGTGTCATATCTGTGCCTTCCCATGACCATGCAGACTCTAGAGCTCTAGACTCCTGA